In Betta splendens chromosome 22, fBetSpl5.4, whole genome shotgun sequence, the following proteins share a genomic window:
- the dcaf5 gene encoding DDB1- and CUL4-associated factor 5 isoform X1, giving the protein MEKAIHARSKPVKLKGEHLSNIFCLAFDSTNRKVFSGGNDEQVILHDVERRETLNVFLHIDAVYSLSVSPVNDNVFASSSDDGRVLIWDTREPPHGEPFCLASYPSAFHSVMFNPVEPRLLATANSKEGVGLWDIRKPRSSLLRYGGSMSLQSAMSVRFNSTGTQLLALRRRLPPVLYELHSRLPSFQFDNQGYFNSCTMKSCCFAGDKDQYILSGSDDFNLYMWKIPKDPEAGGPGRVVNGAFMVLKGHRSIVNQVRFNPHTYMICSSGVEKVIKVWSPYQQPDSLGDLDGRVEDKSRSLYTHEEYISLVLNSGSGLSHDYVSQSIQEDPRMMAFFDSLVRREIEGWSSDSDSDLSEEAIMQLHARGRRSTRATPAAPAPASAAGHHSDSDNLSSSSLAGPDASGGEEPVGAEGEDRPRRRIGLGQSGFLVNEDSDSSEFWLDPMPRPRSPSPRDNSTLSSPTSSPSLPAGASSSSTSTSSSSSDDEEWRSAVRRRNVMRRRRMHVVSRAGDRPESVQALFSAIDSCSYPSISIDDLSSSSSGEEQDSLQIKPCAAREEEKCLSPSDFVCLSPVMSPASQDNGEARPQPASPQSMDGHRTDERVSAEAALDSSSGGEARSSSVGVDGTSQSQRSPGVNGQHRTVSAQVSESLHVSSGSEEETDATPGDTRPPRENSPAHSSLKRTHVGPEEEESASSPSEKKFKT; this is encoded by the exons ATGGAGAAAGCCATCCACGCCCGGTCCAAGCCCGTGAAGCTCAAGGGGGAGCACTTGTCAAACATCTTCTGCCTGGCCTTCGACAGCACCAACAGAAAGGTCTTCTCTGGTG GAAATGATGAACAGGTGATTCTTCATGATGTGGAGAG GAGGGAAACTCTGAACGTGTTCCTGCATATCGATGCTGTGTACAGCCTGTCGGTCAGCCCGGTCAACGACAACGTGTTCGCCAGCTCGTCGGACGACGGCCGCGTCCTCATCTGGGACACTCGCGAGCCGCCGCATGGGG AGCCCTTCTGCCTGGCCAGCTACCCCTCAGCCTTCCACAGTGTGATGTTTAACCCCGTGGAGCCCAGGCTGCTCGCCACGGCCAACTCAAAGGAGGGAGTTGGACTCTGGGACATCCGCAAGCCACGCAG CTCTCTGCTCCGCTATGGGGGCAGCATGTCTCTGCAGAGCGCCATGAGCGTCCGGTTCAACAGCACCGGCACCCAGCTGCTCGCCCTGCGCCGTCGCCTGCCCCCCGTCCTCTACGAGCTGCACTCTCGCCTGCCCAGCTTCCAGTTCGACAACCAGGGCTACTTCAACTCCTGCACtatgaaaagctgctgcttcgctGGAGACAAAGATCAG TACATCTTGTCTGGGTCAGATGACTTCAACCTCTACATGTGGAAAATCCCGAAGGATCCAGAAGCAG GAGGACCTGGGCGTGTGGTGAATGGGGCTTTCATGGTCCTGAAGGGTCACCGCTCCATAGTGAACCAGGTCCGCTTCAACCCTCATACCTACATGATCTGCTCTTCTGGCGTGGAGAAAGTCATCAAG GTGTGGAGTCCCTACCAGCAGCCTGACAGTCTGGGAGATCTGGACGGTCGTGTGGAGGACAAGTCACGCAGCCTCTACACCCATGAGGAGTACATCAGCCTGGTGCTCAACAGTGGCAGCGGTCTGTCCCATGATTACGTCAGCCAGTCCATCCAGGAGGACCCGCGCATGATGGCTTTCTTTGACTCGCTGGTGCGTCGGGAAATCGAAGGCTggagctctgactctgacagcgACCTGAGCGAGGAGGCCATCATGCAGCTCCACGCCCGTGGGCGTCGCTCCACCCGGGCCACGCCGGCAGCTCCCGCTCCAGCCTCTGCCGCCGGTCACCACAGCGACTCTGATAACTTGTCTTCGTCCTCTCTGGCTGGACCCGACGCCTCAGGAGGGGAGGAGCCCGTTGGCGCCGAGGGGGAGGATCGTCCCAGGAGACGAATCGGGTTGGGCCAGTCTGGCTTTCTGGTTAACGAGGACTCGGACTCAAGTGAGTTCTGGCTTGACCCCATGCCCCGGCCTCGCTCCCCGAGCCCCAGGGACAACTCTACCCTGTCCAGCCCGACATCCTCCCCTTCACTTCCTGCCGGtgcgtccagctcctccacatctacttccagctccagcagtgaCGACGAGGAGTGGCGCAGCGCGGTGAGACGACGCAACGTCATGAGGCGCCGGCGCATGCACGTGGTCTCCAGAGCTGGGGACCGGCCCGAGTCTGTGCAGGCTCTGTTCTCAGCCATCGATTCCTGCAGTTACCCGTCGATCTCAATCGATGAcctgtcttcctcctcgtcgGGCGAAGAACAAGACTCTCTGCAAATCAAGCCCTGCGCtgccagagaggaggaaaaatgcCTCAGCCCTTCTGACTTTGTGTGTCTGAGCCCAGTCATGTCCCCCGCAAGCCAAGACAATGGGGAGGCGAGACCTCAGCCTGCTTCCCCTCAGTCAATGGATGGACACAGGACTGACGAGAGGGTTTCTGCAGAGGCAGCATTAGACAGCTCCAGTGGTGGAGAAGCACGTAGCAGCTCTGTCGGGGTCGATGGCACCTCCCAAAGCCAACGTAGCCCAGGAGTGAACGGCCAGCACCGAACTGTGAGCGCACAAGTGAGCGAGAGCCTCCACGTGTCCTCAGGATCAGAGGAAGAGACTGACGCTACGCCTGGAGACACCAGGCCCCCGCGAGAGAACagcccagcacacagctctctgaaACGGACTCACGTGGGCCCAGAAGAGGAGGAGTCTGCCTCCTCGCCCTCAGAGAAGAAGTTCAAAACGTAA
- the dcaf5 gene encoding DDB1- and CUL4-associated factor 5 isoform X2 produces MKELRGCGTRSSVGFLSRRQLTGEPLMKDEFQRRRLAGCTSLYKKDMLGHFGCVNAIEFSNNGGEWLVSGGDDRRVLLWHMEKAIHARSKPVKLKGEHLSNIFCLAFDSTNRKVFSGGNDEQVILHDVERRETLNVFLHIDAVYSLSVSPVNDNVFASSSDDGRVLIWDTREPPHGEPFCLASYPSAFHSVMFNPVEPRLLATANSKEGVGLWDIRKPRSSLLRYGGSMSLQSAMSVRFNSTGTQLLALRRRLPPVLYELHSRLPSFQFDNQGYFNSCTMKSCCFAGDKDQYILSGSDDFNLYMWKIPKDPEAGGPGRVVNGAFMVLKGHRSIVNQVRFNPHTYMICSSGVEKVIKVWSPYQQPDSLGDLDGRVEDKSRSLYTHEEYISLVLNSGSGLSHDYVSQSIQEDPRMMAFFDSLVRREIEGWSSDSDSDLSEEAIMQLHARGRRSTRATPAAPAPASAAGHHSDSDNLSSSSLAGPDASGGEEPVGAEGEDRPRRRIGLGQSGFLVNEDSDSSEFWLDPMPRPRSPSPRDNSTLSSPTSSPSLPAGASSSSTSTSSSSSDDEEWRSAVRRRNVMRRRRMHVVSRAGDRPESVQALFSAIDSCSYPSISIDDLSSSSSGEEQDSLQIKPCAAREEEKCLSPSDFVCLSPVMSPASQDNGEARPQPASPQSMDGHRTDERVSAEAALDSSSGGEARSSSVGVDGTSQSQRSPGVNGQHRTVSAQVSESLHVSSGSEEETDATPGDTRPPRENSPAHSSLKRTHVGPEEEESASSPSEKKFKT; encoded by the exons ATGAAGGAGCTGAGGGGCTGCGGCACGCGCTCCTCCGTGGGCTTTCTGTCCCGCAGACAGCTGACGGGGGAGCCGCTCATGAAGGACGAGTTCCAGCGGCGCAGGCTGGCCGGCTGCACCAGCCTCTACAAGAAGGACATGCTCGGGCATTTCGGCTGCGTCAACGCCATTGAGTTCTCCAACAACGGCGGGGAATGGCTGGTGTCCG GAGGGGACGACCGCCGGGTCCTCCTCTGGCACATGGAGAAAGCCATCCACGCCCGGTCCAAGCCCGTGAAGCTCAAGGGGGAGCACTTGTCAAACATCTTCTGCCTGGCCTTCGACAGCACCAACAGAAAGGTCTTCTCTGGTG GAAATGATGAACAGGTGATTCTTCATGATGTGGAGAG GAGGGAAACTCTGAACGTGTTCCTGCATATCGATGCTGTGTACAGCCTGTCGGTCAGCCCGGTCAACGACAACGTGTTCGCCAGCTCGTCGGACGACGGCCGCGTCCTCATCTGGGACACTCGCGAGCCGCCGCATGGGG AGCCCTTCTGCCTGGCCAGCTACCCCTCAGCCTTCCACAGTGTGATGTTTAACCCCGTGGAGCCCAGGCTGCTCGCCACGGCCAACTCAAAGGAGGGAGTTGGACTCTGGGACATCCGCAAGCCACGCAG CTCTCTGCTCCGCTATGGGGGCAGCATGTCTCTGCAGAGCGCCATGAGCGTCCGGTTCAACAGCACCGGCACCCAGCTGCTCGCCCTGCGCCGTCGCCTGCCCCCCGTCCTCTACGAGCTGCACTCTCGCCTGCCCAGCTTCCAGTTCGACAACCAGGGCTACTTCAACTCCTGCACtatgaaaagctgctgcttcgctGGAGACAAAGATCAG TACATCTTGTCTGGGTCAGATGACTTCAACCTCTACATGTGGAAAATCCCGAAGGATCCAGAAGCAG GAGGACCTGGGCGTGTGGTGAATGGGGCTTTCATGGTCCTGAAGGGTCACCGCTCCATAGTGAACCAGGTCCGCTTCAACCCTCATACCTACATGATCTGCTCTTCTGGCGTGGAGAAAGTCATCAAG GTGTGGAGTCCCTACCAGCAGCCTGACAGTCTGGGAGATCTGGACGGTCGTGTGGAGGACAAGTCACGCAGCCTCTACACCCATGAGGAGTACATCAGCCTGGTGCTCAACAGTGGCAGCGGTCTGTCCCATGATTACGTCAGCCAGTCCATCCAGGAGGACCCGCGCATGATGGCTTTCTTTGACTCGCTGGTGCGTCGGGAAATCGAAGGCTggagctctgactctgacagcgACCTGAGCGAGGAGGCCATCATGCAGCTCCACGCCCGTGGGCGTCGCTCCACCCGGGCCACGCCGGCAGCTCCCGCTCCAGCCTCTGCCGCCGGTCACCACAGCGACTCTGATAACTTGTCTTCGTCCTCTCTGGCTGGACCCGACGCCTCAGGAGGGGAGGAGCCCGTTGGCGCCGAGGGGGAGGATCGTCCCAGGAGACGAATCGGGTTGGGCCAGTCTGGCTTTCTGGTTAACGAGGACTCGGACTCAAGTGAGTTCTGGCTTGACCCCATGCCCCGGCCTCGCTCCCCGAGCCCCAGGGACAACTCTACCCTGTCCAGCCCGACATCCTCCCCTTCACTTCCTGCCGGtgcgtccagctcctccacatctacttccagctccagcagtgaCGACGAGGAGTGGCGCAGCGCGGTGAGACGACGCAACGTCATGAGGCGCCGGCGCATGCACGTGGTCTCCAGAGCTGGGGACCGGCCCGAGTCTGTGCAGGCTCTGTTCTCAGCCATCGATTCCTGCAGTTACCCGTCGATCTCAATCGATGAcctgtcttcctcctcgtcgGGCGAAGAACAAGACTCTCTGCAAATCAAGCCCTGCGCtgccagagaggaggaaaaatgcCTCAGCCCTTCTGACTTTGTGTGTCTGAGCCCAGTCATGTCCCCCGCAAGCCAAGACAATGGGGAGGCGAGACCTCAGCCTGCTTCCCCTCAGTCAATGGATGGACACAGGACTGACGAGAGGGTTTCTGCAGAGGCAGCATTAGACAGCTCCAGTGGTGGAGAAGCACGTAGCAGCTCTGTCGGGGTCGATGGCACCTCCCAAAGCCAACGTAGCCCAGGAGTGAACGGCCAGCACCGAACTGTGAGCGCACAAGTGAGCGAGAGCCTCCACGTGTCCTCAGGATCAGAGGAAGAGACTGACGCTACGCCTGGAGACACCAGGCCCCCGCGAGAGAACagcccagcacacagctctctgaaACGGACTCACGTGGGCCCAGAAGAGGAGGAGTCTGCCTCCTCGCCCTCAGAGAAGAAGTTCAAAACGTAA